Proteins found in one Quercus robur chromosome 2, dhQueRobu3.1, whole genome shotgun sequence genomic segment:
- the LOC126715825 gene encoding ribulose bisphosphate carboxylase small subunit, chloroplastic 3-like, with translation MSAGIFTSPVAAVSGFVGLKSNSTKLPAVRESIGWSQKTISNGSKTYCMKTWNPINNKKFETLSYLPPLSEDSIAKEVDYMMKMGWIPCLEFDEVGSVRREHSRMPGYYDGRYWTLWKLPMFGCSDASQVLNEIHECRKAYPNAYIRCLAFDNKKQAQCMAFVIQKPTTSA, from the exons ATGTCTGCTGGGATCTTTACATCTCCGGTTGCTGCTGTATCGGGCTTTGTTGGCTTGAAATCAAACTCCACAAAGCTGCCTGCAGTGAGAGAATCTATTGGATGGAGCCAGAAAACTATCTCCAATGGTTCTAAAACTTACTGTATGAAG ACATGGAATCCCATTAACAATAAAAAGTTTGAGACACTCTCCTACCTCCCTCCCCTCTCTGAGGATTCAATTGCAAAGGAGGTTGACTACATGATGAAAATGGGATGGATTCCTTGCCTTGAGTTTGATGAG GTGGGGAGTGTTCGTAGAGAGCATAGCCGAATGCCAGGATACTATGATGGGAGGTATTGGACACTGTGGAAGCTACCCATGTTTGGGTGCAGTGATGCCTCTCAAGTCCTCAATGAAATCCATGAGTGCAGAAAGGCTTACCCAAATGCTTATATTCGCTGCTTGGCTTTTGACAACAAGAAACAAGCTCAGTGCATGGCCTTTGTCATTCAGAAACCCACCACCAGTGCTTAA
- the LOC126715826 gene encoding uncharacterized protein LOC126715826 has product MSDRDRARDRDRERERDRDRDRDRERRRDKEDRDRDRDRDRDRDRDRDRDRDRVSRSKRSRTPDRTRPSRNTRSHTRSPDRKRRRQRSESTDERDRQKAAVSEFVDGIAKEHQKLKDKDKDNGNGKKDEDQVMAEGVDEDEIEMMKKLGIPVGFDSTKGKPVPGADVSGVRAVTKRMPRQYMNRRGGFNRPLPAERNR; this is encoded by the coding sequence ATGAGCGACCGCGACAGAGCACGCGATCGCGACCGAGAACGCGAACGTGACCGCGACCGAGACCGAGACAGAGAGAGGCGGAGAGACAAGGAGGACCGCGACCGCGACCGTGACCGAGACCGAGAccgagacagagacagagacagagacagagaccgAGTTAGCCGCAGCAAGAGGTCCCGTACACCGGACCGCACGCGACCCTCGCGCAACACGCGGTCCCACACTCGTTCCCCTGACCGAAAGCGCCGCCGTCAGCGCAGCGAGTCCACCGACGAGAGGGACCGTCAAAAGGCCGCCGTATCGGAATTCGTCGACGGAATCGCAAAAGAACACCAAAAGCTCAAGGACAAAGACAAAGACAACGGCAACGGCAAGAAAGACGAAGATCAGGTTATGGCGGAAGGTGTGGACGAAGACGAGATTGAGATGATGAAGAAATTAGGGATTCCGGTAGGCTTCGACTCCACAAAGGGAAAGCCTGTCCCCGGAGCTGACGTCAGCGGCGTTAGAGCCGTAACGAAGCGAATGCCGAGGCAGTATATGAACCGCCGTGGTGGTTTCAATCGACCCTTGCCTGCCGAACGCAACCGCTGA